Proteins co-encoded in one Gossypium arboreum isolate Shixiya-1 chromosome 11, ASM2569848v2, whole genome shotgun sequence genomic window:
- the LOC108479194 gene encoding uncharacterized protein LOC108479194 — MAEEVTAEAVASEASVTMTEQTPGPRMEETLETQGSVEATIECAVQGGSESTCNNNSNPESCVVAPHVDRGKTLEFADELTERGSRAFKEDDFAEAADCFSRALEIRVAHHGELATECIKAYYLYGRALLYKAQEEADPLGSVPKEGEAQQDAKKEGSFKSALTRETSVASVSSTSEQDGSGKGGEEEDDDSDNDDAAEAEDTDESDLDLAWKMLDVARAISEKQQLGDTMEIVDILSALAEVALEREDIESSLGDYQKALSILLRLVEPDHRQIAELNFRICMCLEIGSKPQEAVPYCQKAISVCKSRLERLRNEVNNSLESASSVAASELDNGVQQSSNGYQTVSSVKDKEAEINTLAGLAEDLEKKLEDLQQLVSNPKSIVAEILGMASARARGGEKSPSPSVLSSSQMATANSDGHFDSPTVSTANTSGVPGVTHLGIVGRGVKRVLTSTSMVESNPIKKPAIEPSSDKGDSSSAS, encoded by the exons ATGGCTGAAGAAGTTACTGCGGAGGCGGTAGCATCAGAAGCGTCGGTGACAATGACGGAGCAAACTCCAGGCCCGAGAATGGAGGAAACCCTAGAAACACAAGGTTCAGTCGAAGCCACTATTGAGTGTGCGGTTCAAGGAGGCAGCGAGTCGACGTGCAACAATAACAGTAATCCTGAAAGCTGTGTAGTTGCTCCGCATGTTGATCGAGGGAAGACGCTGGAGTTTGCCGATGAGTTGACAGAGAGAGGATCCCGGGCTTTCAAAGAAGATGATTTTGCCGAAGCCGCTGATTGCTTTAGTCGCGCCCTTGAAATCAG GGTTGCTCATCATGGTGAACTTGCAACTGAATGTATCAAGGCTTACTATCTCTATGGGCGTGCACTGCTGTACAAGGCTCAAGAGGAGGCTGATCCTTTGGGTTCTGTACCAAAGGAGGGTGAGGCTCAGCAAGATGCGAAGAAAGAAGGGTCGTTTAAAAGTGCTTTAACTCGTGAAACTTCAGTTGCTTCCGTATCAAGCACTTCTGAACAAGATGGCA GTGGAAAAGGTGGggaggaagaagatgatgataGCGACAACGATGATGCGGCTGAAGCTGAGGACACAGATGAGTCTGACTTGGATTTGGCATGGAAAATGCTAGATGTTGCCCGGGCAATTTCTGAAAAACAACAGTTGGGCGATACCATGGAGATAGTGGATATTTTATCTGCTTTGGCTGAAGTTGCCTTGGAAAGAG AGGACATTGAATCTTCACTTGGTGACTACCAGAAAGCTCTATCCATTTTGCTACGGCTGGTTGAACCAGATCACCGTCAAATAGCTGAACT AAATTTTCGAATATGTATGTGTTTGGAAATTGGCTCAAAGCCCCAAGAAGCAGTTCCATACTGTCAGAAAGCCATATCAGTTTGCAAGTCTCGGCTGGAGAGACTCAGAAATGAAGTAAACAATTCTTTAGAATCAGCATCATCTGTCGCTGCTTCTGAATTGGATAATGGTGTACAACAGTCCTCAAATGGCTATCAGACTGTTTCATCTGTCAAAGATAAAGAAGCAGAAATCAACACACTTGCTGGTCTTGCTGAAGACCTGGAAAAGAAG CTTGAAGATCTACAACAGCTGGTCTCCAATCCAAAGTCAATTGTTGCAGAGATCCTGGGAATGGCATCTGCCAGGGCAAGGGGTGGTGAGAAGAGTCCATCACCTTCTGTGCTTAGCTCTTCACAGATGGCTACTGCTAACAGTGATGGTCATTTTGATTCTCCAACTGTTTCAACTGCTAATACAAGTGGGGTTCCGGGGGTCACACATCTCGGCATTGTAGGAAGAGGAGTAAAGCGTGTTTTGACAAGTACATCAATGGTAGAATCAAACCCAATAAAGAAACCTGCAATTGAACCTTCATCTGACAAAGGAGATAGCAGCAGTGCGTCTTGA